The Siansivirga zeaxanthinifaciens CC-SAMT-1 region TGTATGTACTCAGGTTGGTTCTTGTGCAGAGGTTGTTTTGGATGGCGTACATGGGCGTGTTGTGCCCTCGCAAGATGCCGAAGCCCTAGAACAGGCTTTGGCTTTATACATGGAAACACCTCATTTACGAGACGCCCATGGGATCGCTTTTAAAAGTTTTGTAGAAAAAAACTATTCTAAAACGGCCATCATAGATAAAATTAAAACGATTTATAATACCTTGTGCATGCCAAACCATGCAAAATAATTATTTTAAAATATTAGGAATTCATGTTATCATAGGGATTGTAATCTATTATTCCCGTGCTATTGGTGATCTGTACTTTTTTAGTATGGTTGTATACTTATTTTACAGAATTACAAATGCGCCTCAGTCTTTAAAGCCTTACGAAGTGGTTATGGCCTGTACCTATGTGTTGGCTTCCGAAGTTATTTTACGTATGACCAACAGCAGCCTCTTTTATGAGGCTAGTAAGTATCTGGTGATTATATTTTGTTTGATAGGTATTTTATATAAAGGCTTTCAGGCGCGTGCTTTACTGTATTTGTTTTATATCATTTTGTTAATCCCCGGTATTTATGTGTCTTTATACCTTTTAGATATTAGTGCTAATATTAGAAAGGCGGTAGCTTTTAACTTGAGTGGTCCGGTATGTTTGGGTGTCTCTGCCATGTTTTGTTATGGGGTTTCTATAACGCGAAAGCAATTGGGACAGATTATAAATTTTGGTATTTATCCGTTGGTAAGTACGCTTGTTTTTATAATTATGTATAATCCTGATGTTTCTCTTATAGCCACCGGTACTAGCTCTAATTTTGCTGCCTCGGGAGGATTTGGGCCTAATCAAGTATCAACAGTCTTAGGTTTGGGTGCCTTTTTTATGTCTGTTAAATTCTTTTATTACAGTAAAACACCTCTTGAACGTTATTTAAATTTAGTGCTTTTTTTATTGTTTTCATTCAGAGCGATTGTAACTTTTAGTCGAGGTGGAGTTCTCACAGCAATCATTATGATTTTATTTTTTATTTTATATCAGTATCGTAAAATGGATAAAAAGAATAAAACCAAGATGCTGGTATCGGTGTTTTTGTTTTTGGGAATGGCTGCAGCAACCTGGGTGTATTCTACCATTGAAACAAATGGATTTATAGAAAAACGTTATGCTAATGAAAATGCCAGAGGTATCGAGAAAGAAGATGTTACTACAGGGCGTGGTACTTTATTTGCGAGGGAAGTTGCCGAGTTTTTAGAAAATCCGCTTTTTGGCGTTGGGGTGGGAAGAATTAAAGACATTCGTTTTCAAAAAACAGGTATTCATGCCGCTTCGCATAACGAAATGAGCCGTATTATTTCCGAACACGGTTTATTTGGTATTTTGGCTTTTTCTATTTTATTGCTGGCTCCACTTTTTTTTCGATTTGGAGACCGGAGTAATGTCTTGTTTTTTTCGTTTTATTTTTTTTGGCTGTTAACCATAAACCATTCGGCGATGCGAATCGCAGCACCAGCCTTTATTTACGGCTTAAGTTTAATACATGTAACCAATGACAAACCTCGTTTACATAGGCAACAAGCTGAAAAATAAAGGGTTTACAGCGACCACTATTGATACCTTAGGACCCCGTTTGGAGTCTTTAGGTTACAACATTTGCTATGCTTCTAGTAAACGGAATAAAGTGGTGCGGCTTTTTGATATGTTGTTTACTCTTTTTAAACATCGAAAAACAACCGACTTGGTATTAATAGACACCTATAGCACCTTAAATTTTTACTTTGCGCTGGCTTGCTCGCAGGTATGCAGGCTCTTGCAATTAAAATATATACCCATACTGCATGGCGGTAACTTACCCGTTCGAGTAAAACACCATCCGAGGTTGAGTGCGGCTGTTTTTAAGTCTGCTTATAAAATCGTGTCGCCTTCCATGTATTTAGCTTCGGCATTTAAGACATTGGGATACGAGGATATCACATGTATTCCCAATGCCATCACATTAAAAGATTATCCGTTTTTAGAACGTGATTGTAACTCCATAAACATGTTGTGGGTGCGGTCTTTTTCTGAAATTTATAATCCTACATTAGCTATAGATATTTTGAAAGCTCTTAAAGACCGTGGCGAACAAGCAACACTTTGCATGGTAGGGCCAGAGAAGGATGGTACTTTAAAACGTTGTAAAGAGTATGCCGATGCTTTAGGAGTTGATGTCGTTTTTACGGGCGGTTTAAGTAAAAAGGACTGGGTAGCCTTGTCTAAAGATTATAACGTGTTTATTAATACCACCCATTTTGATAATATGCCCGTTAGTGTAGTAGAAGCTATGGCATTGGGTATACCTGTAATTTCGACCAACGTAGGAGGGATGCCGTATTTAATACATGATGATGATAACGGTATATTGGTTGCCGATGGCGATTTAAACGGATTTGTTAAAGGCATAGACACCTTAAAAAATAATCCTGATAAAACGAGCCAGATGATTAAAAATGCCAGAAGTCAAGCCGAGCTGTTTGATTGGGTACATGTTAAAAATTTATGGAAAGCCCTTATAGATTCTTAAGGATTTGTTAATAAACTTGTTATATTTACAATCTCTTAAAAAGCTATTCTCATCATGTCCAAATCAGGCATACATTTTAATTTGTCGGAACGAAAAGTTTTATTGCGCTTTTTTGATGTTCTCTCCATTTTAAGTGTCATATTTTTTGTTAATCAGACCTTCGATTTTGATTATTTAATTCTTGATAAAGCCCATTGGACTTCGGTAGTTGTTTTGATACTATACATTTCTATTTTTGGAACTGTGTTTGAAATGTACGATTTGCAAAAGTCCAGTAAGATTGAAAAATAGCCACAAGTATTGTTTTTACGGTCTCTGTAACGGTTTTGTTTTATGTGTTAACGCCCATACTAACACCCTTTTTACCGGATAACCGACTTCAAATTTTCTATTTTTATTTTTCCTTATTATTTGCGCTGTTTTTGTGGCGTATTGCCTATTTAACTTTTATTGTATCGCCCAGGTTTTATAAAAAAGTACTTATTATAGACGAAACTTCAAACATAGAATATATTTTAAATGCATTTAAAGATGCCGATCCCAATTACAAAATTGTTGGCTTTGTAAATTGTGAAAGGCAGGCATCCAAACAGGTTGTTATTAAAGATTTAAAATCGTACGAACCCAGTGAAATAGAAACGCTTATTAAGCGTGCAGGTATTACTGAAATTGTTGTAGCCAGTTACGAGTCTGAAAGCATTACCCCCGAGATTTATCGCACCTTAATTTCTCTTTTAGAAGCTGGTTTTTCTATAAAAGAATACACCCAGGTATATGAAGACATGACCCACAGAGTTCCTGTGCAATTTGTAGGTAAAGATTTTTACAAGTATTTCCCTTTTAGCAGAAGCAATCATAATAAACTGTATTTGTTTTTTCAGCGATTGGCCGATGTTGTTATTTCACTTATAGGATTATTTGCAGCCCTATTTATAATCGTGATTGTTTATTTGATCAATTTCATAGGAAATCGAGGACCTTTATTTTACAAGCAAGAGCGCGTTGGTAAAAACGGAAAACTATTTAATATCATTAAATTTCGTTCTATGGTTGTCGATGCCGAAACAACCGGTGCAGTGTGGGCACAAAAAAATGATTCTAGAATAACCCCTTTTGGAAAGTTTTTAAGACACTCCCGATTGGATGAGATTCCTCAATTTATAAATATTTTAAGAGGTGATATGAGTTTGATAGGCCCCAGACCCGAACGCCCTAATTTTGTAAACGACCTATCTAAAATACTTCCTTTTTATGAAACCCGACACATTGTAAAACCAGGTTTAACCGGATGGGCTCAGGTAAAAACACGATATGGTAATTCTATTGATGATAGTTTGCTTAAGTTGCAATACGACTTATATTATATAAAGCACCGTAGTTTTTTATTAGATTTAAACATTTTAATAAAAACTTTAAGTACGGTAATTTATTACAGAGGGCAGTAATTAGGCCTTGCTAAAATGCTTCACTAAAAACACATATCTTAAAAATAAAGCGATTAGCAAGGGAATGAGGGTGATGGCAAATACCTGCACACCAACAATCCAGTGCAATGTTAGCAAACATAATAAGATAATGAGCAATTTAAGGTATTTAATAAACCACAGGCTTACATGCTTTTTAAAAAGTTGGTTGATCACGAATATGTTTAAAGCAAAGGCCCAAAGCAAATTGTAATTCTGGTGGGTGCCTTTGTGGTCTGTTGCAAACCAAAGTAACAGAATAAAAATCCCAATAAGCCCTGTAATAGCAAACAATATCTCATCGAGCCATTTGCTGCGACTAGCTTTTTTATAGTCGTTGTACGTTATCCAAATTATAAGTATGGCCAGTAATGTAAATACAACCAGCGGGCTTGTTATAAAACCAGCGGGTTCTACAACTGGTCTTTTAGAAAATAGTGTTTTATCTGAGCTTACTAAGGGTTTGTTAGCAGGAAGTATGGTGGCTTCGTTAAAAAAAGCATGAATGTTTTTTGGTAAAAACATAAATTCTTTGGGTGTTGCAACCCTATCGATTACAGAACCTAAAGCTATATCGATTCCCAAACTACCCCATGAGTTTCTGTTTAGGTTTTCTTGTATGAGTGTTCTAAAAGTTGCTGGTTCTAGGGTGCTAGGCGTATGGAATACGACCTTGTTATTTAAAACCTGCTGAGTAATATCTTTTATTTTGGTAGCACAATTATCGTAGAAGAAATCATATAAATACGCCCTGTTTTCGGGCTTCATATTATCTGCTAAATAATTAAAAAGCTTTTGTTTTTCTTCGGAAGATAAATTTAATACCTGTTCTTGAATGCTTCTGTTTTGGGCTATGTAGCTTTCGTAAAAATCGGAGTAATAATTCACTCCAATTAAATAATTAAGTTTTCCTTGAGCAAATTTGGTATAAAAATTAGGCGTGTTAAAATCGTAAACTCCATAGTTAAAAACCAGGTCGGTACCTTTTATATAATCTTTAACCCTAAAGGCACTGTGTCCAAAGGCATCATTTAAACTGTTACCCGGACCAATGGTAAGTACGCTAATTTCGGCTTTTTCTGAAAGGCTGTTTATTTGAGCATCTGCCCATGAGGCTATTAATAAAAAAACGAATAGAAAGACTGTTTTTTTCATTTATAAAATTATCTGAAGAAGCTAAAATCCAGTTTCAACGAAAATACATTAGAATATAAGGCGACACTTTGGTCTCCAATGTCTGTGAAGGCATAATCTATTTGAATGCCGTTGTATTTAAAACCGAGGCCTAAACTAGGCTGAAAGCTTAATCTTTCGGTATTATCTATTTGAAGTTCGTTTTGAAAGTTCCCCACACCAGCACGTAAATACACCATATCGATGTATCCAAACTCGAACCCTAGCGCCGGATTAATACTAGCAAATGATGAAGAAATGATATCGTTATTTTCTTGAAAACGCACATTTAAATTTGCAGCGGCCAGTAAGGTATAATCGTAATTAAAGTTAAATAATTTAGAAACGCCTATTTGAAGTTTAGGAATGGTAATTTCGGTAGTTTCGGGTAATTCTTGGTTTTGGCCGGCAACGGCATCTCGAATGGTCGCAAATGCTTCTTCATTTATTGCCCAGGCATTAAACGTGGTGGTAATATCGCGTGCCATTACCCCAATTTTCCAGTTGTTTTCGGTTTCAAATTGAATACCAGCATCAAATCCGAAGCCCCAAGACGATGCAAAATCGCCAATAATTCGGCGAATCACCTTGGCATTTATACCATAATTCAGGCCTCGAACTGGTAAGGCCCTCGCGTACGAAAAGGTGAGTCCGTAATCGGCTGTAGAGAATAAACTAATACGGTCGTAGTTAATATTTCCTTGCGCATCAATAAGTTGGGTTGTGTTTAAGATATCATCAACCCCAAATCTAATTAAAGAAACGGCTACGGCACTTCTGTCGTCCAGAGGCATGGCATAAGCCGCATAATCGTAATTAGCAATATTAGCAAAATAGCTCGAATGCATAAAGGCGAGTTGGTTATCTTCGAGTTTAAGTAAACCCGCAGGATTCCAGTAGCCCGAGTTCACATCGCCGGTTTGAGCCGTTACGGCATTACTCATACCCAAAGCAGCAGCATCCACACCAATATTCATAAATTCATTAGAATATTTCCTAGCCGTTTGCCCGAATACCATCATGCCAACAAAACACAGTAATACAGTTAAATGAGATTTCAAACGCAATTTTTTTTTACAAAGATGCACATAATTTATAAACCTATAAACTTGAATTTGCTTTAGATATTGTTTTAGACGAAAATTGTTTGCTATTTTTACAACAATAAAATACAAAAGATGAAACGATTTGTTCCCAATGCTCTAACATTATTAAATTTATTTTGTGGAAGTATTGCTGTTATTTTTGCTGTTAATAATGAATTTGTAACAGCCTCGGTATTTGTTTTTTTGGGAATATTTTTTGATTTCTTTGATGGTTTTGCCGCCAGAAAATTAAATGTACAAAGCGCTTTAGGAA contains the following coding sequences:
- a CDS encoding O-antigen ligase family protein; translated protein: MQNNYFKILGIHVIIGIVIYYSRAIGDLYFFSMVVYLFYRITNAPQSLKPYEVVMACTYVLASEVILRMTNSSLFYEASKYLVIIFCLIGILYKGFQARALLYLFYIILLIPGIYVSLYLLDISANIRKAVAFNLSGPVCLGVSAMFCYGVSITRKQLGQIINFGIYPLVSTLVFIIMYNPDVSLIATGTSSNFAASGGFGPNQVSTVLGLGAFFMSVKFFYYSKTPLERYLNLVLFLLFSFRAIVTFSRGGVLTAIIMILFFILYQYRKMDKKNKTKMLVSVFLFLGMAAATWVYSTIETNGFIEKRYANENARGIEKEDVTTGRGTLFAREVAEFLENPLFGVGVGRIKDIRFQKTGIHAASHNEMSRIISEHGLFGILAFSILLLAPLFFRFGDRSNVLFFSFYFFWLLTINHSAMRIAAPAFIYGLSLIHVTNDKPRLHRQQAEK
- a CDS encoding glycosyltransferase family 4 protein, with translation MTNLVYIGNKLKNKGFTATTIDTLGPRLESLGYNICYASSKRNKVVRLFDMLFTLFKHRKTTDLVLIDTYSTLNFYFALACSQVCRLLQLKYIPILHGGNLPVRVKHHPRLSAAVFKSAYKIVSPSMYLASAFKTLGYEDITCIPNAITLKDYPFLERDCNSINMLWVRSFSEIYNPTLAIDILKALKDRGEQATLCMVGPEKDGTLKRCKEYADALGVDVVFTGGLSKKDWVALSKDYNVFINTTHFDNMPVSVVEAMALGIPVISTNVGGMPYLIHDDDNGILVADGDLNGFVKGIDTLKNNPDKTSQMIKNARSQAELFDWVHVKNLWKALIDS
- a CDS encoding exopolysaccharide biosynthesis polyprenyl glycosylphosphotransferase, yielding MLTPILTPFLPDNRLQIFYFYFSLLFALFLWRIAYLTFIVSPRFYKKVLIIDETSNIEYILNAFKDADPNYKIVGFVNCERQASKQVVIKDLKSYEPSEIETLIKRAGITEIVVASYESESITPEIYRTLISLLEAGFSIKEYTQVYEDMTHRVPVQFVGKDFYKYFPFSRSNHNKLYLFFQRLADVVISLIGLFAALFIIVIVYLINFIGNRGPLFYKQERVGKNGKLFNIIKFRSMVVDAETTGAVWAQKNDSRITPFGKFLRHSRLDEIPQFINILRGDMSLIGPRPERPNFVNDLSKILPFYETRHIVKPGLTGWAQVKTRYGNSIDDSLLKLQYDLYYIKHRSFLLDLNILIKTLSTVIYYRGQ
- a CDS encoding lipoprotein N-acyltransferase Lnb domain-containing protein — its product is MKKTVFLFVFLLIASWADAQINSLSEKAEISVLTIGPGNSLNDAFGHSAFRVKDYIKGTDLVFNYGVYDFNTPNFYTKFAQGKLNYLIGVNYYSDFYESYIAQNRSIQEQVLNLSSEEKQKLFNYLADNMKPENRAYLYDFFYDNCATKIKDITQQVLNNKVVFHTPSTLEPATFRTLIQENLNRNSWGSLGIDIALGSVIDRVATPKEFMFLPKNIHAFFNEATILPANKPLVSSDKTLFSKRPVVEPAGFITSPLVVFTLLAILIIWITYNDYKKASRSKWLDEILFAITGLIGIFILLLWFATDHKGTHQNYNLLWAFALNIFVINQLFKKHVSLWFIKYLKLLIILLCLLTLHWIVGVQVFAITLIPLLIALFLRYVFLVKHFSKA
- a CDS encoding putative type IX sorting system protein PorV2; this encodes MMVFGQTARKYSNEFMNIGVDAAALGMSNAVTAQTGDVNSGYWNPAGLLKLEDNQLAFMHSSYFANIANYDYAAYAMPLDDRSAVAVSLIRFGVDDILNTTQLIDAQGNINYDRISLFSTADYGLTFSYARALPVRGLNYGINAKVIRRIIGDFASSWGFGFDAGIQFETENNWKIGVMARDITTTFNAWAINEEAFATIRDAVAGQNQELPETTEITIPKLQIGVSKLFNFNYDYTLLAAANLNVRFQENNDIISSSFASINPALGFEFGYIDMVYLRAGVGNFQNELQIDNTERLSFQPSLGLGFKYNGIQIDYAFTDIGDQSVALYSNVFSLKLDFSFFR